The Bacteroidota bacterium genomic sequence AACCATTACCGATGCGCAGGGCTGTTCGCAACAGGAAATTATTCCGGTAAGTAATACCAGCGGGCCTTCTGTTACTGCTACAACCACTTCTGTAACCTGTAATGCGGCCTGTAATGGTACTGCCACAGCTGCTGTGTCGGGCGGCATACCTCCTTTTACCTACGACTGGTTTCCGGGCAGCCCTTCGGGCGACGGTACACCCAACGTAACCGGACTTTGCGCGGGTACTTACACCGTACAGGTAACTGATGGTTTGGGTTGTATTACCTTTTTACCTGTTGTCATTACACAACCTGCTGCGCTTACTGCACCGCCCATAATTACCAATGTATCATGCAATGGTTTGTGCGATGGTTCAATTTCAGTGGCTGCCGCCGGAGGCACATCGCCTTACACTTTTGCGTGGAGCACGGGCGGCATTACATCTGCTATAAATGGGTTGTGCGCAGGAACATATACGCTTACACTTACTGACGCCAATGGTTGTACGCAGGTGCTTACCTATGTAATTACGCAGCCTGCGGTACTTGCTTCAGGTGTAAGCGGCACTGATGTAGTGTGCTACGGTCAGTGTAACGGTACGGCCAGTGCAAACGTAAGCGGCGGTACAGGCCCGTATTCTTATTTGTGGTCGAACGGACAAATTGTTTCCGCTATCGGGAATTTGTGCCCGGCCACTTATTCGGTAACCATTACCGATGCCAACGGATGTACGGTAACCGGCAATGCACTTATCAACGAACCCGATTCATTGATAAGTACGATTACGGTTACGGATGAACTTTGTCCGGGTCAGTGCAACGGTTCTGCTGCGGCAACGCCAACGGGTGGTGTGGCGGGCTACACTTTCCTCTGGGCACCGGGCGGACAAACCACTTCAGCAGTGAGCGGACTTTGTGCCGGTGCGTACAGTCTCACTACTTCCGATGCCAATGGTTGTGCAGTGGTGCAGTCGGTTACAATCTCATCGCCGCCATCTCTTGTGCTGAGCACCACAGGTAGCACAGTGCCCTGCTTTGGCGATTGCAACGGCACAGTAAACGTAAATGCAAGCGGCGGAACTCCTTCTTACAGTTACAACTGGATGCCTGGCAACCTCACAACGCCCGCTGCTTCTAACCTTTGTGCCGGTACATACACCGTTACCATCACTGATATCAATGGCTGCCAGTCTAACGCCACGGCTGTTGTGGCACAGCCCGCATTGCTTCAGGCCAATACTTCGTTTGTAAGTCCGTCGTGCAATGGTTCGTGCAACGGTTCGGCCACAGCTTCACCCATTGGTGGCAGTGGCAGCTATACCTATCTCTGGGCGCCGGGCGGACAAACCACACCAACCATAACTGGACTTTGTGCCGGTACTTACACCGTTACCGTACGCGATGCCAATGGTTGTCAGGATGTGCAAACCGTAAACGTGTTGCCGGTTGGGCCCATTGTGCTTGCTGTGGCCAGTGCGCCCGCATCGTGCGGACTTTGCAACGGAACAATTTCAATTTCGCCTTCAGGTGGTAACTCACCATACTCGTATGCATGGTCGGGCGGATTGCCAGCGGTGGCTTCGCAAACCAACCTCTGTGCTGGCATTTACTCTGTTGTAGTTACTGATGCTGCCGGCTGTACACAAAGTTTCACCTTAACGCTCAACAACTCCAACGGCCCCACCGGCGAAACTGTTTCCACCAGCGATGTAAGCTGCCCCGGAAGCTGCGATGGCAGTGCCACAGTGGTGCCCATTGGCGGCACATCGCCTTACACCTATCTCTGGAATCCCGGCGGACAAACTGTAAACTCACTCACGGGGATGTGTGCAGGCAATTACTTCCTGCAGGTTACGGATGCCAATGGCTGCATTCGTTTCTCGCCCGTTACCATTAATTCGCCTCAACCCATTGCAGCCAATCCATTTGTGGTAAACACTACCTGCACCGGAATTTGCGACGGAGCCATTACACTCAACACAACTGGCGGAAATGGCGGTTTCAGCTATTCTTGGGCACCTAACGGGCAAACCACTTCTGCCATTTCAAGCATTTGTGCAGGTACATACACCGTGACCATTACCGATGCCAACGGCTGTCAGGAAGTAGAGGCTATTGCCGTGAGTCCGTATAATGTGCTGGTGGCGGCCATAAGCAGCACACCACCGCAATGTTTTAACGATTGCAATGCTTCTTCGAGTGTGAATGTAACAGTGGGTACTGCGCCGTTTACGTATCAATGGACAGATCCGCTGGGACAATCATCGCAAACGGCAACCGGCTTGTGTGCGGGTACATACAGTGTTACTGTGATTGATGATGATGGCTGCAATACGGTGTTACCTGTTACTATTTCCAATCCTCCGGCCATTCAGCTTAATCCGCTGGTGGTGCAGCCTTCGTGCGGAGTTTGCAACGGAAGTGTGAGTGCTGCTCCCACAGGAGGTAATGCACCTTATACGTATTTATGGAGTAACGGCGCAACTACATCAAGCATATCAGGTTTGTGTCCGGGTGTGTATTCGGTACAGGTTACCGATGCTGCCGGTTGCAGCGATGTATTTACACTCAACATCAGCAACAGCAGCGGGCCAACGGCTTCCAATGGTGTAGTTACTGATGCGTCGTGCGCCAATACCTGCGACGGATCAATTGCTGTTGCGCCTTCCGGTGGGCTTGCACCTTACAGCTATTTCTGGATACCGGGTGCGCAAACCACATCTTCGGTAAATAATCTTTGCGCAGGAATTTATGCGGTTGAAATTACCGATGCGGCAGGTTGTGTGTTTATTGATTCATTTACCGTATCCTCACCCAATCCCATTGTCCTTAATCCAATTATTACCAATACCGACTGCGGTTTCTGCAACGGCAATATCAACCTGAATGTATCGGGCGGCAATGGTCCGCTTACATTCAGCTGGGCACCCGGCGGACAAACCACACCCATTGTCAACGGTCTTTGCGCCGGGCTTTACACGGTTACCGTAACAGACAGCACAGGCTGCACTGAAGTACGTGTAATTCCGGTAAGCAATTTCAACGCACAGGTTACAATTACCACAAGCAGCACCGGCATTTCCTGCTTCGGCGATTGCAATGCCACTGCGCAGGCCACAGCTGCCGGGCCCAATGGTCCGTTTACGTATTTGTGGAGCAACGCAAGTACAAGCAGTTCGTTAACCGGACTTTGTGCAGGTACTTATCTGGTACAGGCTACTGATGCAACGGGTTGCGTAAGCACTGCACAGGTGAATATTGCCAATGTGCCGCAACTTGTGGTTTCGCAGCCGGTATCAACTGATGCGTTGTGTGCGGGTGTGTGCAATGGCACCATTACGGCCATTGCCTCGGGCGGAACATTGCCTTACACGTATGTGTGGAGCAACAGCCAGATAAGTGCCACTGCCACTGGTCTTTGCGCAGGTACTTATTCGGTAGTGATTACTGATGCAAATGGTTGCACGTTATCGCTTTCCGACTCGGTGGCTGAGCCGCCTTCGTTGCTGGCGGCTTTGCCGGTGGTGGTTGATGCCAGCTGTAATACCACGCCCGATGGTGCGGTAAATATCACTATAAGCGGGGGTAATACACCTTATACGTATTCATGGAACGGCCCCGGCGGATTTACCTCCACCAGCGAAGATTTAACCGGTGTGCTGCCCGGCACCTACACCGTAACGGCTACGGATGCCAATGGCTGCACACTTTCTGATACCGTAGTGGTAAACGCAACTATTGTGGTGCTTGCTGTGGCCGAAAGTGATACAACCTTGTGTTTCCCCGGCATTGCCACACTTACAGCTACAGGCAGCAGTAACGCTACAGCTTATACCTGGTTTGAACTGCCCGGTATGACAGTGGCTGGCAATGATGATAGTTTGTTTGTGAACAATACGCCGGGCTCATACACCTATGTGTTGCTTGCTGCCAACGGAGCCTGCACGCATACAGATACCGTAATGGTAAATGTGATTGCCCCGCCGCTTGCCAATGCAGGTCCCGATATTTCCATTGCCACCGGCGGAAGTGCTACAATTGGCGGATCGCCGGCCGGGCCGCCTTCGGCTACATTTGTGTGGTCGCCGGCGGCTGATCTTACAAACGCCAATGCCGCCAATCCGGTAGCAGATCCGAATGCCACAACAACTTATGTACTTGTGGTCACAGACACCAACGGTTGCACCGCCAGCGATACAATGGAGCTGATTGTGCTTCCGGCCATTTCATTCCCCAACGGTTTCACACCCAACGGCGATGGTATAAATGATGTGTGGCAGATTGACAACATTACACCGTTTGAAAACTGCGAAGTAGAAGTATATAACCGCTGGGGCGAACTGCTGTTCCGCTCGGTAGGTTACAACACACCGTGGGATGGCCGCTACAACGGCGAGGCACTTCCGGTGGGCACCTACTATTACGTAATTGATCTCAACGATCCGTTGTTCCCCGAACCTTATACGGGTCCGGTAACCATTATGCGATAAGGCCATGAAAAAAACTACGCTGCATATCTTTTCTGCTTTGCTGCTGTTTGCTTCGCCGCTGGCCGCGCAGCAGTTGCCGCATTACAGCCAGTATGTACTCAATGAGTATGTGCTTAATCCGGCTGCGGGCGGACGAAATCCTTATTTCACCGGCCTTTCCTCCAACCGCTACCAATGGGGTGGTATTACTGATGCGCCACGCACGTACATACTCAGTTTAAACGGTCCGCTCAAATACCGCAACATGGGTGTGGGCGGCCAATTGTTTACCGATAATGTAGGCCCCACACGCCGTACCGGTTTTTATCTTTCGTATTCCTACCACGCACCGCTTACGCAAAAACTCAAACTCTCGTTTGGCTTGCAGGCCGGCATTCTGCAGTTTATGATCGACGGGCATAAAATTCAGCTTCACGATCCCGGCGACAATGTGCTCATCAACGGCCTGCAAACAGTGCTCACACCCGATTTCAGCGGCGGCATCATGCTGCACAATGATAAATTCTGGGTGGGTGCTTCGGCCATGCAGCTGCAGCAAAACAAACTGAAGTTTTTCGACTATATGTCGAATACGACCAGCGTAATGAGCAGGCATTATTTTGCTATGGCCGGCTACCGCCAACGTGTGGGTGATGATTTTGTGGTGGAACCATCGGTGCTGGTGAAGTATGTGGCGCCGGTGCCTGTACAGTTTGATGCCGGTGTGCGGGTGATTTACAAGCGGAAAGTTTGGCTGGGTGCAGCGTATCGTCACCTTGATGCGGTTACAGCCAACTTCGGTTTCTGGTACCGTGAAAATCTGATGCTGAGTTATGCGTATGATTTTACAACAACTAATTTGCGTAATTACAGCACCGGTACGCACGAGCTTATGATCGGGATCCGGTTTAACCGGAAGGGGATGGGGAAGGAGTGAGGTTGCGTGGTGAGGGTGTTGATTTCGGGTAGTATTTGAATCTGATTTTTTGAAACACCAAGCGGTATTTATTCCAGCCGCGATTGCTCCCGCAGAAATTGCGGGGGAAAAGCCCGGACCTGAGTGCATGCAATTTTTTTTGTGAAGTTTGGGGAGGACTTGCAGCGTAAAGCGCGTACAGGTGGTGTGATATTGAGCCATTTTGTTCGCTCCTGAACTATTGATTTGTGGAATGAGGTGATTGTGGGGAGCAACTTGATTTCTGTAACGGTGTGAGGTGTTGCATTGTGTGCTGATGGCTCAGGCTAGTTATTTGGAACATTGTAAGCAGCATCTTTGGTTGAACAAGTCTGGAGACTTGTTTAAGTTCAGCAGAAAGTTTGTCGCCTTTGGCGACTAAAACTTTCCGCAGCGTTGGTTCAGCAGGAAGTTTGTTGCCTTTGGCGGCTGAAACCTTCCGCAGCATTGTGGCTTTGCCGTAAGGTCAAATCACATCCGTACCGTTTCGCCTACATCGGGCGCAAGCAGGCGGCCATTCAAACGTCCTTCTTTTTCATGTGCCTGCATTATGCGCAGCGGCTCGCCGAGGGGTTCGTCGGAGAGGTCGTAGGTGCCGAAGTGCATGGGGATGAAATGCTGTGCGCCGAGGTCGTGGAAGCCTTGCAGGGCTTCGTTGGGGCCGATGTGGGCGCTTTGCATCATGTATTGCGGCTTGTAGGCGCCTACGGGGATGAAGGCGTGTGAGATGTTTGGAAACAGTGTGCCTGTTTCGCGGAAGTGTGCGGCCATGGCGGTGTCGCCGGCGAAATATACGGTACGCGCTTGGGTGCGAATGATGAAACTGCCCCAGAGCGTGCGGTTTGTATCGTTGAGCCAGCGCCGGTTCCAGTGCTTGGCCGGCATGAAAATTACTTCGGGGCCATTGCCGCCGATTGCAGGATACTGCTGATACCACGCGGCTTCCACAATGTGTTTTGCGCCCAGCTTTTGCAGCAGCTTCGCGGTATGCATGGGCACATAATACACCGCCTGCGGGTTTGCGGCAATGATGCGTTTCATGCTGTTTTCGTCGAGATGATCGCGGTGCGCGTGCGAGAGGAGCACGGCATCGAGCCCGGTAATGCTTTCGGGCGCAAAAGGCGATGGTACCAAACGCTTTAGTCCGGTGGAGCTGAGCAAACACGGATCCGTAAGCATGAGTTTGCCATGCACGCGCAGCAGAAACGCCGAGTGCCCCAGCCAGTTAAAGGCGTCATGCGGCTCGGTAAAAATGCGGCGGTCGCTGCGTACAGCGAGCCTGAATGTATCCGTCTTTTTCTCGGCGCGCTGCGGATTGGCCGAAAACATCCATTTCATTACCGTTTTAAACCCAACCGGCATTTCGTTTTCCATGCCGGTGTAGCGTCCGTTAATCATCCGGTTGCCACGCACATCGTGGCGTACGAAAGGAAGATCGGGGTTGTGGTGCCAGGTTTCGGCCATGATCAGGTAGTAATGAGTTGCTGTATGTTGTGCTGATAGCGCTCGCCGCGCCGTTCGGCAAAGATATCAAGAGTGAGCATGAGTGTGCCCTGCATGAGCAACCCAAGCGCCAGCCCCTGCCAGAAATTTGCTGCACGAAATACAAGCAGAGCCACGCCGCTCAGCACAAACGCAATTTCAACCCATTTGTAAATTGTGAAATTACGCATCACCACAATCATACGTGCTGTTTCGGCTGTTGCAAATCCTGCCGCATCGGTTGCGAATTGTGCATCAAGCGCAGCCACCTGCTGCCCGGTGCGGAAAAACACGGTTGCGCCTACCACCATCTGTATCAGGCCCACCAGCAAAACCGGTATGGCCATTCCGGCATAAAACTTTTCTTTCGATACAAAGAATGCCCAGCAGGCAAAGGCCAGCGCAAACACACCGGCAGCCAGAAACAAAAGTGCCTCTGCTTTCTCGGCACGGAAATAATTGTGCATTGATTCTGTCATCACATCCGGTATTGAATTAACCTTTAAATCCTTTTTCCACAATAGCACGCACCAGGCTTCTGTACCAGCTCAGCGGTACGGTGCGGCGTAAAATAAGTATGGCTTTGGCCTGCATGCCTGCCGGATAGCGGAGTTTAAAGCTGGATGAGGAAGCCGCTTTGAAAATTGTTTTCGCCACTACTTCGGGGCCCGGTGCGTTTGCGCCTGCGGCCTGTGAGTTTTTAAACGTTATCGCCTGGTAGTTGTCGTAAGCGGTTAATCCTTCTTTCGAAAACAAGTCCTGCGAACGGTCGTAGAAATCGGTTTTGATGGCGCCGGGCTCTACGTTTTTTACTTTAATATTAAACGGCCGCAGTTCAAACGCCAGTGCTTCGGCCCAGCCTTCAACCGCCCATTTGGTGCCGTGATATACACTGTAAATGGGAAAGGTAATAATGCCGCCCATTGAGGTTACGTTCACAATCGTGCCGTTCTTCTTTGCGCGGAAGTGGGGCAAAATGGCGCGTGTTACATTCATTACACCAAACACATTGGTATCAAACTGCCGCTGAATCTGCTGCGGTGTGGCCGCTTCGAAAATACCGATGGCACCGTAGCCGGCATTATTCACCAGTACATCAATACCGCCAAAATCGGTAATGGTGGCCTTGATGGCCTGTGTAATACTGTTTTCGTCAGTTACATCAAGCGCGTAGAGTTTTACATTGGGCAGCTGCTGCAGTTCGGTTTCTTTTGCAGGTGTGCGCATGGTGGCGGCTACGTTCCAGCCGCGATCGCTGAAATACTTTACTGTAGCGCGGCCTATGCCTGATGAAGTGCCGGTAATAAGAACGGTTTTTTTCATGGTGTTGGTTTTTGCCGAACGAACATTCGGTTCACATTTAAATTTTTAATCAATTTTTACCCCGTCCCAAGTAGTTTGAACTGCTTGTTTAAGGCGGGTCGGGTTCATTTTATACTGACCGCTGAGGTGAAGTTTTACGCAGGTGGTAATGTTGCCGTAAATCAGCCCCACCAGCAATTCAGGATCCATATTACGCAGGATGCCGTGTTTTACACCTTGAGCAATGAATGCCACTACGGGGGCGTAGAAATGTTCATTTTCCTCGCGGGTGTGGGTGGCGATATAGGGCGAATTGGCGTACTGTTCGAGAAACAGAAATCCGTCGGGATTGCTTACGAAATGCTTGTAAAGATTCATCCAGAAACGGAAAAACCGTTCGCGGTAATTGTCGCCCGGTTTATCGCCTTT encodes the following:
- a CDS encoding gliding motility-associated C-terminal domain-containing protein produces the protein MKYKFTLPLLILLLATALPLRAEFFYWTGDDGNWNDVTKWRVGNGNEEMYRAATRLPSDTDDVFILPHSGREVTIEITGDVFCRQLNLDFEAPPYPGANHTIHLTGNGTIHLNWLIGSAKLRDEFAGTWRFEKSAFFGPSNIVLAGKVIFDCSSLVIRTDLYAAGGVEFIHTTVSEIPEQAGFKIVSPKISQSARTVLPASVQLITTGPVLSPQNHTVTTTVVPNACNGQCLATATANVTGGSGNFSYLWTPGNQTTATATGLCAGTYLVVVTDLILGDQVPAFAIVTDPPPLVIFFSNTAPLCNGQCNGSSSATVAGGTPGFTYNWLPGNQNTPSISNQCAGTYTLTVTDNNGCQITQLSIITQPAALNPNGVRTNVTCNNLCNGTATVAPAGGTLPYSYLWSPGGQTTPAISGLCPGSYTCVVTDGNNCTSSYVAVVTQPQPLQAGATHTNTSCFGVCDGTATANVTGGTGPYSYQWLPGGQTTPGITNLCAGTYTVNITDANGCTAQQQVTITEPLQIVSTPTAVNITCFGLCNGTASANASGGSPSYTYSWAPAGGNGPVASGLCPGSYTVTVTDQNGCFTTGSVTITQPQLLVAQATSTNVTCNSLCNGTATAGQTGGTPPYSYLWQPGNITTPTISNLCPGNYTLTVTDANSCTGTTTVVITQPQPISANVTAVNVNCNTLCNGSASSNPTGGTGPYTYLWQPGGQTTSSISNLCAGAYTLTVTDAQGCIRTQTVSITQPNPLTISVNTTQLLCNSNCNATAAVTVSGGTPGYTYLWAPGGQTTPSVSNLCAGSYTVTVTDANNCVANNIVIISQPPPYQISASVNNVLCFGQCNGSAALNVSGSTGPYTYLWAPGGQTTSAVTGLCAGSYSVTVTDANGCDSTIVVVVNQPLPISPNVTRTNASCSGVCDGTATANPGGGTFPYTYLWQPGAFTTSSISGLCAGSYSLTVTDANGCSTNATVTITQPQPLLATVSATTASCGLCDGSATVNVTGGTQPYSYSWSPTGGTNPTATNLCRGNYTCTITDANGCVTTVSVTVNQLVNIVVSSVGNTPSCYNVCDGIASANANGGVGPYTYVWSPGNVVSQNVTGLCAGTYTVTATDFNGCFNSSTITFTNPPQLQAQVTFANATCFNACDGTASVTVNGGTGSYSYLWQPGGQTTSSVSGLCAGSYSVTVTDGNGCDTTMLINVSQQPAITASPSVTPANCTLCDGAISTSASGGSPGYTYLWAPGGQTTSGISNLCPGIYTVTITDAQGCSQQEIIPVSNTSGPSVTATTTSVTCNAACNGTATAAVSGGIPPFTYDWFPGSPSGDGTPNVTGLCAGTYTVQVTDGLGCITFLPVVITQPAALTAPPIITNVSCNGLCDGSISVAAAGGTSPYTFAWSTGGITSAINGLCAGTYTLTLTDANGCTQVLTYVITQPAVLASGVSGTDVVCYGQCNGTASANVSGGTGPYSYLWSNGQIVSAIGNLCPATYSVTITDANGCTVTGNALINEPDSLISTITVTDELCPGQCNGSAAATPTGGVAGYTFLWAPGGQTTSAVSGLCAGAYSLTTSDANGCAVVQSVTISSPPSLVLSTTGSTVPCFGDCNGTVNVNASGGTPSYSYNWMPGNLTTPAASNLCAGTYTVTITDINGCQSNATAVVAQPALLQANTSFVSPSCNGSCNGSATASPIGGSGSYTYLWAPGGQTTPTITGLCAGTYTVTVRDANGCQDVQTVNVLPVGPIVLAVASAPASCGLCNGTISISPSGGNSPYSYAWSGGLPAVASQTNLCAGIYSVVVTDAAGCTQSFTLTLNNSNGPTGETVSTSDVSCPGSCDGSATVVPIGGTSPYTYLWNPGGQTVNSLTGMCAGNYFLQVTDANGCIRFSPVTINSPQPIAANPFVVNTTCTGICDGAITLNTTGGNGGFSYSWAPNGQTTSAISSICAGTYTVTITDANGCQEVEAIAVSPYNVLVAAISSTPPQCFNDCNASSSVNVTVGTAPFTYQWTDPLGQSSQTATGLCAGTYSVTVIDDDGCNTVLPVTISNPPAIQLNPLVVQPSCGVCNGSVSAAPTGGNAPYTYLWSNGATTSSISGLCPGVYSVQVTDAAGCSDVFTLNISNSSGPTASNGVVTDASCANTCDGSIAVAPSGGLAPYSYFWIPGAQTTSSVNNLCAGIYAVEITDAAGCVFIDSFTVSSPNPIVLNPIITNTDCGFCNGNINLNVSGGNGPLTFSWAPGGQTTPIVNGLCAGLYTVTVTDSTGCTEVRVIPVSNFNAQVTITTSSTGISCFGDCNATAQATAAGPNGPFTYLWSNASTSSSLTGLCAGTYLVQATDATGCVSTAQVNIANVPQLVVSQPVSTDALCAGVCNGTITAIASGGTLPYTYVWSNSQISATATGLCAGTYSVVITDANGCTLSLSDSVAEPPSLLAALPVVVDASCNTTPDGAVNITISGGNTPYTYSWNGPGGFTSTSEDLTGVLPGTYTVTATDANGCTLSDTVVVNATIVVLAVAESDTTLCFPGIATLTATGSSNATAYTWFELPGMTVAGNDDSLFVNNTPGSYTYVLLAANGACTHTDTVMVNVIAPPLANAGPDISIATGGSATIGGSPAGPPSATFVWSPAADLTNANAANPVADPNATTTYVLVVTDTNGCTASDTMELIVLPAISFPNGFTPNGDGINDVWQIDNITPFENCEVEVYNRWGELLFRSVGYNTPWDGRYNGEALPVGTYYYVIDLNDPLFPEPYTGPVTIMR
- a CDS encoding type IX secretion system membrane protein PorP/SprF; translation: MKKTTLHIFSALLLFASPLAAQQLPHYSQYVLNEYVLNPAAGGRNPYFTGLSSNRYQWGGITDAPRTYILSLNGPLKYRNMGVGGQLFTDNVGPTRRTGFYLSYSYHAPLTQKLKLSFGLQAGILQFMIDGHKIQLHDPGDNVLINGLQTVLTPDFSGGIMLHNDKFWVGASAMQLQQNKLKFFDYMSNTTSVMSRHYFAMAGYRQRVGDDFVVEPSVLVKYVAPVPVQFDAGVRVIYKRKVWLGAAYRHLDAVTANFGFWYRENLMLSYAYDFTTTNLRNYSTGTHELMIGIRFNRKGMGKE
- a CDS encoding MBL fold metallo-hydrolase, with protein sequence MAETWHHNPDLPFVRHDVRGNRMINGRYTGMENEMPVGFKTVMKWMFSANPQRAEKKTDTFRLAVRSDRRIFTEPHDAFNWLGHSAFLLRVHGKLMLTDPCLLSSTGLKRLVPSPFAPESITGLDAVLLSHAHRDHLDENSMKRIIAANPQAVYYVPMHTAKLLQKLGAKHIVEAAWYQQYPAIGGNGPEVIFMPAKHWNRRWLNDTNRTLWGSFIIRTQARTVYFAGDTAMAAHFRETGTLFPNISHAFIPVGAYKPQYMMQSAHIGPNEALQGFHDLGAQHFIPMHFGTYDLSDEPLGEPLRIMQAHEKEGRLNGRLLAPDVGETVRM
- a CDS encoding SDR family oxidoreductase — encoded protein: MKKTVLITGTSSGIGRATVKYFSDRGWNVAATMRTPAKETELQQLPNVKLYALDVTDENSITQAIKATITDFGGIDVLVNNAGYGAIGIFEAATPQQIQRQFDTNVFGVMNVTRAILPHFRAKKNGTIVNVTSMGGIITFPIYSVYHGTKWAVEGWAEALAFELRPFNIKVKNVEPGAIKTDFYDRSQDLFSKEGLTAYDNYQAITFKNSQAAGANAPGPEVVAKTIFKAASSSSFKLRYPAGMQAKAILILRRTVPLSWYRSLVRAIVEKGFKG
- a CDS encoding TetR/AcrR family transcriptional regulator, with translation MTRITSDTEKKLAILNATLRLIRNNGFHNAPMSQVAKEAGVGTGTIYHHFVSKEAIIAALYAQQKEHMGRALLKGDKPGDNYRERFFRFWMNLYKHFVSNPDGFLFLEQYANSPYIATHTREENEHFYAPVVAFIAQGVKHGILRNMDPELLVGLIYGNITTCVKLHLSGQYKMNPTRLKQAVQTTWDGVKID